A window of Saccopteryx leptura isolate mSacLep1 chromosome 5, mSacLep1_pri_phased_curated, whole genome shotgun sequence contains these coding sequences:
- the CXCL10 gene encoding C-X-C motif chemokine 10, with protein sequence MNQSAVFIFCLMLLLTLSGAQGIPLSRTTRCSCITISDKPVNPRSLEKLEMIPASQSCPHVEIIVTMKKNRGKRCLNPESKLVKNILKSFSKRSSTRSS encoded by the exons ATGAACCAAagtgctgtttttattttctgccttATGCTTCTTCTGACTCTGAGTGGAGCTCAAG GAATACCTCTCTCTAGAACTACACGCTGTAGCTGCATCACGATTAGTGATAAACCTGTTAATCCAAGGTCCTTAGAAAAACTTGAAATGATTCCTGCAAGTCAATCTTGTCCACATGTGGAGATCAT tgtcacaatgaaaaagaaCAGGGGAAAAAGATGTCTGAATCCAGAGTCTAAACTCGTCAAGAATATACTGAAATCATTTAGCAAGAGGAG CTCTACGAGATCTTCTTGA